Proteins encoded within one genomic window of Cucumis sativus cultivar 9930 chromosome 3, Cucumber_9930_V3, whole genome shotgun sequence:
- the LOC101212457 gene encoding ribonuclease P protein subunit p29 — protein MADNKASQDLRKHALEALERRCAAAKVELLQQQKISSTEKSKKEVEGKSALNNSTSVVSRNQYNSSIPLPSEGKPPYKDVNESDPIYFTLSAAVNDKLMATSMDVSNNRGRVIDRIYHKLKTSGYVKRSKELKVDAYILLDNFVPKRAGMIGSRMRALRSNSKRSKRHMSMKQHKKCGTLDLPSDCRKFEIFLPMHDMWKSYMKQRLHNVGPDALARNLLIADLHGAMIRVVECIIPAFTGTSGVMIRETAETFGIVTKDDKFRVVPKKSSVFIFQWDCWKVTLLGDKLSSRIPSLPSTN, from the exons ATGGCGGACAATAAAGCTTCTCAAGATCTAAGGAAACACGCGTTGGAGGCATTGGAGCGGAGATGTGCTGCCGCTAAAGTCGAACTTCTTCAACAACAGAAGATTAGTTCTACAgagaaatcaaagaaagaagTCGAGGGAAAATCGGCTTTGAACAATTCCACTTCAGTTGTTTCAAGAAATCAGTATAATTCTTCAATTCCTTTGCCCTCTGAAGGGAAACCCCCATACAAAG ATGTGAATGAAAGTGATCCCATATATTTCACCCTCTCAGCTGCTGTGAATGATAAATTGATGGCTACAAGTATGGAT GTTTCAAATAATAGAGGAAGAGTAATTGACAGGATTTATCACAAGTTAAAAACCAGTGGTTACGTTAAGCGGTCTAAAGAATTGAAAGTTGATGCTTATATCCTTCTTGATAATTTCGTTCCAAAACGTGCTGGAATGATTGGCTCTCGTATGAGAGCTTTGCGGAGCAATTCAAAACGATCCAAAAGGCATATGTCCATGAAGCAGCATAAAAAGTGTGGAACACTTGATTTGCCTTCTGATTGCCGCAA GTTTGAAATCTTTTTGCCAATGCATGATATGTGGAAGAGCTACATGAAACAACGGTTGCACAATGTTGG GCCAGATGCTTTAGCTCGTAATCTTCTCATTGCAGATCTTCACGGTGCCATGATCCGAG TTGTCGAGTGTATAATACCTGCTTTTACTGGAACAAGTGGCGTCATGATACGAGAAACTGCAGAAACTTTTGGAATCGTGACGAAAGATGATAAGTTTCGAG TTGTGCCAAAGAAGTCTTCTGTGTTTATTTTCCAATGGGATTGCTGGAAAGTTACATTGCTAGGAGATAAACTCAGTTCAAGAATTCCGAGTTTGCCATCTACTAATTGA
- the LOC101213738 gene encoding low temperature-induced protein lt101.2 produces the protein MLGGGQVDRIPKRMGSATFIEVLLAIFIPPVGVFLRYGIGIEFWIDLVLTFFGYIPGIIYAVYVLIGTR, from the exons ATGCTAGGAGGAGGACAAGTAGATCGAATACCTAAGAGAATGGGTTCAGCCACATTCATCGAAGTCCTTCTCGCCATCTTCATTCCACCCGTCGGCGTTTTTCTCCGCTATGGCATTGGG ATCGAATTTTGGATTGACTTGGTGCTCACATTTTTCGGATACATTCCCGGAATTATTTACGCCGTTTACGTCTTGATTGGAACGCGATGA